ATGCCCTCGCCCAGAAGATAGAGCCGCTGAAGCGCGCCCTCTTCCCCCTCCTCCAGGGAGATTCTTCCCTTGGCATTGATAATCCGGTGCCAGGGAAGCTTGTGGCTGCGGCTCATGGAGTGCAGAATCCGAACAACCTGCCTCGCTCCCCGCGGGCTGCCCGCAGCGGCGGCGACTCCTCCGTAAGTCATCACCCTTCCTTCGGGGATCGATTGCATGATGCGAATGGCTCTTTCGGTAAATGGCGTCACTTTGAGCGTACTTCCTTCCAATAGTTTATGTCCTTCGATTATATCAATAAAAGCATATCATAATGATTACCGGCAACCCGTTGTTTGTTCGGCGGGCGCCGTTTTTTTGGCGTGAAGGCTTGTTAATTTCCAACGCCTATCCATTAAAGGTATAATGGGAAGCATCAGGGCGAAAGGCCCGACTAAACGATCATTCGTTTCGGGAGGCGGCCGGGAAAATGGCGGATAAGGTAATGAAGTACATAACAATGCCCTCACATTGGGGCCGGGAAGTCAGACACAAATACTATTCGCAGGGATCGGACACGCTGGCTGTTGTGTTTCCGGGGAGGAATTATCCGGCGGAGCTCCCATTGTTGCATTATGCGGGCAAGACCGCGCTGGAGTACGGATGCGACCTGCTGCTGCTGGAATACGGTTATCAGAGCGCGCGGGTCGATCTGAAGCGTGAGGAAATGGGGATTATCGAGGAAGAATGCGGGCGGGCGCTGTCGTCGGTCCCCGGGTATGAACGGCTGCTGTTTATCGGCAAAAGCATCGGCACGGTCATCGGGGGCAGACTGGCGGTCAATTACGATCCCTCCGTGAAGTTGGACTGCCTGTTCCTGACGCCACTGCCGGAGACGGTTCCTTATATAAAACGCACGGGCGGCACCGTAATTTACGGCGGCGGCGATCCGCTGTTCAGCGAAGAGGATACAGCCGGAATCAGCGGGCTAACGGATGTATCTCTGTACAAAATCGACGAGGCCAATCATTCGCTTGAGGTCGGCAGCGTCAACGAGTCTTTGGCCGTTCTTATTGTCGTTAATAATTTAGTGCATGAATTTTTTCGGGGAGCGCTGGGTTCATAAGGAGTGTTAATCCTGGAAATTTAACGGGCGATCGGAGGCGGATGACAATGATACTGGAAGCGGCAATGCTGCATATAAAGCCGGGAATGACGGAGGCGTTTGAAGTCAGCTTCAAGAAGGCTTCGCCTCTTATTTCGTCAATAGAAGGCTATTTGGGCCATGAGCTGCAAAAATGTCTGGAAGACGATCACAAATACCTGCTGCTCGTCCGCTGGCGGAGCCTTGAAGATCATACGGTCTTGTTCAGGGAATCCCCGGAGTATACGGAGTGGAAGGCGCTGCTTCATCACTATTACCACCCGTTTCCTGTAGTCGAACATTTTGCCCGCATCGAGCTGGAGTAAGCGAAAGATGAAGGAGGCTGTCCTTTGGGAAAATATATTGCCCTGATTCGCGGCATTAACGTCGGAGGAAATAAAATCGTCAAAATGCAGGATTTGAAGACGATGCTTCAGTCCCTCGGATTTCAGAACGTGAAGACCTATATCCAGAGCGGAAATGTGGTTTTCGACGGCGGGGAAACGGGGGAAGAGGCTCTTAAGGAATCCATTGAAAAAGGAATCAGGGATACCTTCGGCTTCGACGCCTCCGTGATCATCCGCACCGCGGAAGAGCTGGAGGCGGCGATCGCGAACAGTCCGTTCGAGCTAACCGAACCGGAGGAGTTCAAGCGCCTGTACGTTTCTTTTTTGGCCGGAGAGCTGACGGCTGAAGCGATGGAGCGGCTGCGCCCATATGATGACGGAGAGGACAAGCTGCGCGTCATCGGCAAGGAAATGTACATTCTCTACAGTACGAAAGTGAGCGATTCGCCGCTGTTCAAGGTTCCCCTGGAAAAAATCATGGGCGTGGCCGCCACATCCCGCAACTGGAACACGGTGAACAAGCTCGCCGCGATGGGGAGAGAAGAATAATACGAAGGAAAATCCTGTTCGTGAGAAACGGGCATTCGGGAAATTGAAACGCTTCCCGGATGTTTCCGGCTTCAGGTAGGATCATAAGCTGCTTCCGGTACTTTTCCGGCGGCAGCTTATTTGCTTTTAATAGGGCTATGACGCGTATGACGCGGCTTTCGCCCTGAAGCGGCAACAGGGAGGGACAGTTGTTTTACCATTAAAGCGGCTGGCAGCGGCCGAAGGTAGTGAAAAATTGCTGCATTGGTGCATCTATTTTCTCGTGAAAATCTCTCCCCAATCCAATACCTGCTAAAGCGCAGGCATTTCGGACCCAATCTCCCCATATCGGCGTTCAGGCGTCAAATAACTGCACAATAGCATCCATTTCTTTTTTTCAGACGAAATTCATTAGAAAACCTGCAGATTTGCAGGAAATGCTAGCTGCTGCTTACCACCTGAAGAGACCCAACAGACCCAACAGACCGAGTTGACCGAATACAATGATTGGCTGTTCACTCTATCCCTTTGGCTGCGGAAAACGATTGGATGGTATGACTCTCCAGCAGCCGGCCTGTTCCTTCAGCAAACATTCAGCCCGAATTCATTACGAGTTAAGGTAGGGATGCCATAATACATTACGGAAGAGGAAGCGGCAAGCCTTGCGGCGGGCCGTAAGAAACAAAGAGCGGATGGAGAGTGATAAAGATGAGATTAATTAGAAAAATGGGGTCCGATCTCGTTCTTTTGGCCATATTGCTGCTTGCGGCATTTTTGTACGGCTACGGGATCTGGAATGACAAGTATGTGAATTTGTACTATACAAGCGCGGTAGGAGGCATGCTGCAAAGCTGGCATAATTTCTTCTACGCTTCGCTGGACTCGGCGGGGTCGGTAACGGTGGATAAGCCCCCGGTTGTGTTCTGGATCCAGACGCTGTTCGCCTGGATATTCGGAATTAAGGGCTGGAGCGTGATTCTTCCGCAAGCGCTGGCCGGAGTGGGATCGGTCCTGCTGGTCTATCTGCTGGTGAAGCCGACCTTCGGCAAAACGGCGGCCCGGCTCGGCGCGCTGGCGATGGCGCTTACGCCTGTGGCGGCGGCCGTCAGCCGAACGAACAATATCGATGCCATGCTCGTGTTCACACTGCTGCTGGCGACGTGGTTTTTGTTCAAGGGAACGAGGCGCGGCAGAATCGGCAGCCTGATCGCCGCGTTCGCGCTAATCGGCGTGGCGTTCAACGAGAAGATGCTGCAGGCGTATATGGTGGTTCCGGCGTTCTATCTCTTTTATTGGCTGGCCTATAAGGTCAATTGGAAGAAAAAAACGGGCGTGCTGGCCGCATGTACCGCCGTTATGCTGGTCATCTCCGTCTCCTGGGCGGTTATCGTCGATTCGATTCCCGCCAGCGAGCGCCCTTTTATCGGCAGCAGCACGACCAACTCGGTCATGAAGCTGGCCTTTGGGTATAACGGCGTATCGCGTCTGACCGGGGACCGCGGCAATGGAGGCGGCGGAGGCTTCCCGCAGGGCATGAACGGAGAGGTGCCGTCATGGAACGGCGCAATGCCGGGAATGGACGGCGGCACGGGCGGTGGACAGGACGGCGTGGACGGAACATCGGGGGCCTCGGTGAATCCGAATGGGAACGCCGCGGGCACTCAAGGCGCAGCGTCCGGCACTCAGGACGGAGCCTCGGCGGACGATGGCCGGCAGGATGGAGGAATGCGCGGACAGTTCCCGGGAAACGGATCGGATGACGGCGGCAGACGGGAGTTCGGACAGATGGGAGGCAGCCGGGGCGGCATGGGCGGCGGCGGTATGTTCAATACCGGCACAGCCGGACCGTTAAGGCTGTTCCAGTCGGAGCTGTCGGGACAGGCCAGCTGGCTGCTTCCCTTCATCCTCTTTGGCTGCATCGGCATCTTCTCCAGTCTGCGCAGAAGACATTTTACGGATAAGCACAAGGAGGCCCTATTCTGGCTGGCCTGGCTGCTTCCGGTTGCGGGATTTTTCAGTATCGCGGGCTTCTTCCATCAATACTATCTCATTATGATGGCTCCGCCGATTGCGGCGCTGGCCGGAGCGGGCTTCGTCAAACTGTGGAGCCTTTACCGTGAACAGACGGGCTGGCTCTCCTGGCTGCTGCCGGCGGCGATTCTGGCTACGGCAGGGTTCCAGTGGTACATTCTGCATCCCTACCAAGCAACCATCGGGGCCGGCTGGTCCATCGGAGTACTGGCCGGAGGCATTGTTCTTGCCGTGCTGCTGGTGATGCTTAAGGTTAAGGGCGGCGGGAAGCCGATCACCAGGCTCGCGGCGACCGCCGGACTGCTCGTGCTTCTGATCAGCCCGCTGTACTGGTCGCTCACGCCGATCACCTATGGCCTGAACAGCAGCGGGTCCGGACAGCAACAGCATGGGCGGCGGGATGAGAGGCGGCATGGCAATGAACGGATTCGCCCAGGACGGCGCGAATGCCCAGGGCGGAACAGGCGCTCAAGACGGTTCCGGCGCACCCGGCGGAACGGCACCGGACGGCGCGGCCCAGGACGGCGCTAACGCCCAGGACGGCACGGGCGCCCCAAGCGATGACGGCGCCGGAGACAGCCGCAGCGACGTCGTCGGCCAGTTCGCATTCGACAGAAACGGCGGCGAGAGCGTCAATGAATCGCTGGTGGCCTATCTGAAAGAGCATAACACAGGTCAAAAATATCTGTTCGCCACGATGAATTACAGCACGGGCGGGCCTTACATCATCGAAGGCAACAAGGTTGTCATTCTTAACGGCTTCTCCGGTTCCGATGTGGTCTATACGACCGATACGCTTGCGGCGCTGGTGAAGAGCGGCCAGGTCAAATACTTCTATGTATCCGGCGGCGGCATGGGCGGCGGACGCGAGGGCAACTCGAGTCTGACGGCTTGGATCACCGAGAACGGCACGGAAATTACAGCCTCGGAATGGCAGGGTACAAGCGGCACGGCAAGCGGCACACTGTACGAGGTTACACTGAACTGACCGTCAAGGAACGACGGCTTAACAGGCGGCGCGCCGAAGATTAACACCGGTGCGCTTGCCCATCTTTTTTAACAAAGGAGGAACTGCTCATGAATGCAAACGTGCGTTATTCCGTAATTATACCGATGTACAACGAGGAAGCGGTCATCCAGGAGACCTACCGGCGGATCAAAAAAGTGATGGACAGGGCGGAAGAGCCGTATGAGCTGATCTTTGTCAATGACGGCAGCGCCGACAACTGCGCGCAGATGATTGAGGAGTACGGCTGCTGGGACGAGAGCGTGAAGCTGATCGACCTCTCCCGAAACTTCGGCCACCAGATTGCGATTACGGCAGGGATGGATTATGCGCTCGGCGATGCGGTCATCATTATCGACGCGGATTTGCAGGACCCGCCAGAAATGATTTTGCAAATGATCGAGGAGTGGAAGAGCGGCTATGAGGTGGTGTATGCCAAACGGGTGAAGCGGAACGGCGAGACGTTCTTCAAAAAATGGACGGCAAGCCTGTTCTACCGGGTGCTCGCCTATTCGACTGATATCAACATTCCGGTGGATACGGGGGATTTTCGTCTGATCGACCGCAAGGTATGCGATGAGCTGAAGCGATTGCCGGAAAAAAACCGGTTCGTGCGGGGGCTGGTCAGCTGGGTGGGCTTCCGCCAGAAGGCGATCGAATATGAACGTGACGAGCGGCTGGCGGGCGAGACGAAATATCCACTGAAGCGGATGATCAAGCTGTCGCTGGACGGAATTACTTCTTTTTCATACAAGCCGCTCAAGCTGGCCGGGCTGCTTGGCGCTTTGCTGTCGGCGTCGGGGTTTCTGTACCTGCTGTACGTACTCTATCTGGCGATTTTTACCGACTCGGTTGTCAAGGGCTGGGCTTCGGTCATCGGCATTACACTGACCTTCAACGGCTTCGTGCTGTTGATGCTCGGCATTCTGGGGGAGTACGTCGGCCGCATCTATGACGAGTCCAAAGGGCGCCCGCTGTACATTGTGCAGGAGGTATACCAGGGGAAAAAGAAGCCGCAGCCGGTCGGTCTAAAAACGGCTCAGTATGAGTCGAAGTAACGTTTTGGCCCGTTCGGGTGAATACTCCTTATAAGGGCTGAAGAGTTTACTCACTCGATATTGCGTACCCATTTCTATCCGAACTGAAAGATTAGATGCAGCATTCAGGAGTATCTGAAACGGCTGTCTCCATACGTACCGGCGTTTAAGATTCAGCATGGTGAACCGTATCATAAGTAGGGGCAAGTTTTTTAAAGAAAAACTCGCAGGAGCCTATTTACAGCATGATAGCTATAGGAGTGAGTTGGGTCACACTCCGGTCAGAAAGGTACGTAAATAGTCTTCTGCGAAGTTTTTACAAAGTATAACGATTGGGGAGGAGAATATATTCTGAGATAAACGCCAATTACAGTAGTTACAAGAACTACTGCGAAAGCCAGAGTGGTGGACGACTGAATTTGGCCGCCCTTTCTTATCCTGGCCAAAACGTCTGGCGAAGCCGGCCAACGAAGCTTACAACGCTGCAGAAGCAGCCTTGGCCGAGGCGCGCAGCTTGGCCGATGCTGAGGCTGCTATCACCGCTTTTACCGTTCGCTTCAATATCCTCAAAGGAATTGAAACCACTGAAAGAGAAGACCTTGGCGAAGCCGTATGGCAGCTCAGCCAATCCAATCACCAAATTGGCCAGTCCATACCGGAGGAGATGGCCCAAGGCTGGTTCGATGCCGCACGCGATTATTAATTGAAATGCACCTAAAGTAAAGGCGGTTTCTTAGCTTAAACCGCGTTGTGAACCATGAGCCTTTCATAAGTTCAAGTTAAATTGATTTCCTTAATCTGCGCCAACGGGATTTTGGGTATGCGGTCTTCCGTCAGAAGGCCGTTAATTTCCTGCTGTACATCGGCAAGCTGCGTATAGCAGTATCCGCAAATATAATCGATGCTCTTGATCGCCTGGACGAGACTCTCGAAACGTGTGAGGAATTCCTCGTCAGATGCGACTTGCTGGCCGTAGCCCCAGCCTTTGTCCGACCGGTAGGCGATTCCCCCGAATTCGCTGATAATGACCGGCTGCCCCCGGTAAGCGTATCCCTTGGCCAAGGCATATTTCCAGTGGTTACAAGCGGCAGTTCCGTTGACAATCGCCTCTTTGTTATTGGCATACCGCTGGAGGAAGCCGTATCCATTCTCTACATAATCATGCAGCGTCAAAATGTCCGAAACGGTATGCTCCCAGCCGTCGTTCGTAATAACCGGACGGTATGGATCAATGGCTTTGGTGAGGTGGTAAATACCCTCGGTAAACTTTTGCTGCTTCAGGTCACGCTGAATGTTCGGAACCCCCCACGATTCGTTAAACGGCACCCAGGTGATAATACTAGGATGGTTGTACTGCTGATGAACGATCTCTATCCATTCTTTCGTAAACACCTCAACTGCGCGGTCCTGAAACTCGAAGGTGGCAGCCATCTCCGACCAGACCAGCAGTCCCTTCACATCACACCAATAAAGAAAGCGGGCATCTTCGATCTTCATATGCTTGCGGACGCCGTTGTAACCCATCGCAAGTATATGATCGATGTCGGCAATGAGCGCCTCCTCACTCGGCGGCGTCAGATGGCTTTCTTTCCAATATCCCTGATCCAAAATCAGCCTCTGGTAGATGGGGGAGTTATTCAGAAGTACTTGACCGTTCTCAATCGACACCTTTCTCATTCCAAAATAGGAAAATACGCGGTCGACGACCCGGTCTTCTGCATATAGCACAAATTCTACGTCGTACAAATTCGGATGCTGCGGCGACCAAAGGCGTTTTTTCCATGGCCCGTTCGTCTCATGTACTAAATCGAATTCCACCGACAGGTCTGGACGGTCAATCGTCAGGGCAATCCGCTTCACCGGATTACCCTTCAGCGTCACTGTCGCTTCCATCCTTAAATCCCGGCCCGCTGTCAATCCATGCACCCGATAGTCGAAACGGACTCTATTGCTGTCGATATCCGGCGTAATTTTGACTGCGTCCAAGCGGCTCTCCTCCACGAATTCCAGCCATACTGTCTGCCAGATGCCGGTCGTCTGGACATAGAAGCATTCGAAGCTGTCCTTGGTCCACCGCTGCTTACCCCGTGGCTGAGTACAATCGTT
This region of Paenibacillus sp. URB8-2 genomic DNA includes:
- a CDS encoding glycosyltransferase family 2 protein, which codes for MNANVRYSVIIPMYNEEAVIQETYRRIKKVMDRAEEPYELIFVNDGSADNCAQMIEEYGCWDESVKLIDLSRNFGHQIAITAGMDYALGDAVIIIDADLQDPPEMILQMIEEWKSGYEVVYAKRVKRNGETFFKKWTASLFYRVLAYSTDINIPVDTGDFRLIDRKVCDELKRLPEKNRFVRGLVSWVGFRQKAIEYERDERLAGETKYPLKRMIKLSLDGITSFSYKPLKLAGLLGALLSASGFLYLLYVLYLAIFTDSVVKGWASVIGITLTFNGFVLLMLGILGEYVGRIYDESKGRPLYIVQEVYQGKKKPQPVGLKTAQYESK
- a CDS encoding glycoside hydrolase family 2 protein; translation: MTTRAYRKDYPRPQFVREHWLNLNGEWDFRFDDNNTGELQKWPEQFAGTRKITVPFTYETPSSGIGEEVFHPRVWYSTSVPIPKEAEGKQVILHFQAVDYIAKVWINGIMAGSHQGGYAAFSFDITPYLVFGADNRITVKAEDSNDCTQPRGKQRWTKDSFECFYVQTTGIWQTVWLEFVEESRLDAVKITPDIDSNRVRFDYRVHGLTAGRDLRMEATVTLKGNPVKRIALTIDRPDLSVEFDLVHETNGPWKKRLWSPQHPNLYDVEFVLYAEDRVVDRVFSYFGMRKVSIENGQVLLNNSPIYQRLILDQGYWKESHLTPPSEEALIADIDHILAMGYNGVRKHMKIEDARFLYWCDVKGLLVWSEMAATFEFQDRAVEVFTKEWIEIVHQQYNHPSIITWVPFNESWGVPNIQRDLKQQKFTEGIYHLTKAIDPYRPVITNDGWEHTVSDILTLHDYVENGYGFLQRYANNKEAIVNGTAACNHWKYALAKGYAYRGQPVIISEFGGIAYRSDKGWGYGQQVASDEEFLTRFESLVQAIKSIDYICGYCYTQLADVQQEINGLLTEDRIPKIPLAQIKEINLT
- a CDS encoding antibiotic biosynthesis monooxygenase family protein; translated protein: MILEAAMLHIKPGMTEAFEVSFKKASPLISSIEGYLGHELQKCLEDDHKYLLLVRWRSLEDHTVLFRESPEYTEWKALLHHYYHPFPVVEHFARIELE
- a CDS encoding MGMT family protein, giving the protein MTPFTERAIRIMQSIPEGRVMTYGGVAAAAGSPRGARQVVRILHSMSRSHKLPWHRIINAKGRISLEEGEEGALQRLYLLGEGIEFDDLGVIDLKRFGYDPGPQD
- a CDS encoding alpha/beta hydrolase, translating into MADKVMKYITMPSHWGREVRHKYYSQGSDTLAVVFPGRNYPAELPLLHYAGKTALEYGCDLLLLEYGYQSARVDLKREEMGIIEEECGRALSSVPGYERLLFIGKSIGTVIGGRLAVNYDPSVKLDCLFLTPLPETVPYIKRTGGTVIYGGGDPLFSEEDTAGISGLTDVSLYKIDEANHSLEVGSVNESLAVLIVVNNLVHEFFRGALGS
- a CDS encoding DUF1697 domain-containing protein, which produces MGKYIALIRGINVGGNKIVKMQDLKTMLQSLGFQNVKTYIQSGNVVFDGGETGEEALKESIEKGIRDTFGFDASVIIRTAEELEAAIANSPFELTEPEEFKRLYVSFLAGELTAEAMERLRPYDDGEDKLRVIGKEMYILYSTKVSDSPLFKVPLEKIMGVAATSRNWNTVNKLAAMGREE